Proteins encoded by one window of Bacteroidia bacterium:
- a CDS encoding LysM peptidoglycan-binding domain-containing protein, with amino-acid sequence MINLQNTFPLFSKKLINAMFIMPLVFLMLFVSNVWAGGNDTLSANIDENVHVAEKSKDFEIALQPALLSENSTSQIRAGLIYDCTTNTIVWEKDLKYAYPIASLTKMMVALIAIEEIKCGTVDWQDQISVTKSYRKSKRSKRTYTVNETYILESLLKMAMIPSNNEACGLIGKHISGSVEAFVARMNQKAAALGMTQTFYSNPSGLPAGYGSLDNSSSPYDLLKLSTELVKYPELLSITNIAFAEVENGHGSNVYRNHNHLVMDYPGEVDGLKTGYTKNAKFCLVATAKKNDHRLIAIALGAANPWLRNQIVGEMLNNYYTQLGIGPMGNQKVDPLFVKADRKTVNDIANSNVPVMNQQIVYKTVTSIQKRAHIVKSGQTLSEIAGKYNCSVNELKKWNGLKSSRILKNQRLYVRVHVKKQIPVSTNVIENYDDCEDDAEDCAPQNVAGKQETPIKEQLPTSQNKPALKVIYHQVQPGDTLWKIAQQYPGTSVEQLKKINKISNSKDLKAGSKIKVSVNS; translated from the coding sequence ATGATAAACTTGCAAAACACTTTTCCATTGTTTTCAAAAAAACTCATAAATGCTATGTTTATAATGCCATTGGTATTTCTGATGTTGTTTGTGTCCAATGTTTGGGCTGGGGGCAACGATACTCTTTCTGCTAATATTGATGAAAATGTCCATGTTGCAGAGAAGTCTAAAGATTTTGAAATAGCACTACAACCTGCTTTGCTCAGTGAAAACAGCACTTCGCAAATTCGTGCAGGGCTGATTTATGATTGTACAACCAATACAATTGTATGGGAAAAAGATTTAAAATATGCCTATCCCATAGCATCACTTACCAAAATGATGGTAGCGCTTATCGCAATTGAAGAAATTAAATGTGGTACTGTTGATTGGCAAGATCAGATTTCTGTTACAAAATCATATAGAAAAAGTAAAAGAAGTAAACGTACTTATACAGTTAATGAGACCTATATTCTTGAGTCTTTACTGAAGATGGCTATGATTCCATCAAATAATGAAGCTTGCGGACTTATCGGAAAACATATCAGTGGCTCAGTAGAAGCATTTGTAGCACGAATGAATCAGAAAGCAGCAGCATTAGGGATGACTCAAACCTTCTATTCAAATCCGTCAGGATTACCTGCAGGCTATGGAAGTCTTGACAATAGTTCCTCGCCATACGATTTGTTAAAACTGTCAACAGAATTGGTTAAATATCCAGAACTACTTTCTATTACTAATATTGCTTTTGCAGAAGTGGAAAATGGGCATGGCTCCAATGTTTACAGAAACCATAACCATTTGGTTATGGACTACCCCGGAGAAGTGGATGGACTAAAAACAGGATATACAAAAAATGCAAAATTTTGCTTAGTTGCTACTGCTAAGAAGAATGATCATCGTTTAATTGCTATTGCATTAGGTGCAGCAAACCCGTGGCTACGTAATCAGATTGTTGGCGAAATGCTCAATAATTATTACACACAGTTAGGTATTGGGCCAATGGGTAACCAAAAAGTTGATCCATTGTTTGTTAAAGCGGATAGAAAAACGGTAAATGATATTGCAAATAGCAATGTGCCGGTAATGAATCAGCAAATTGTTTATAAAACAGTAACTTCAATTCAGAAAAGAGCGCATATTGTAAAATCAGGACAAACCTTATCTGAAATAGCCGGTAAATATAATTGCTCCGTTAATGAACTGAAAAAATGGAATGGCTTAAAGTCAAGTCGAATTCTTAAAAATCAAAGGCTTTATGTGCGGGTACATGTAAAGAAGCAAATTCCTGTCAGCACAAATGTTATTGAGAATTATGATGATTGTGAAGATGATGCTGAAGATTGCGCACCACAAAATGTTGCAGGTAAGCAAGAAACTCCAATTAAAGAACAACTCCCAACTTCTCAAAATAAACCTGCACTGAAGGTTATTTATCACCAAGTACAGCCCGGTGATACATTATGGAAAATTGCACAACAATATCCAGGTACCTCTGTTGAGCAACTAAAAAAAATCAATAAAATTTCAAATTCAAAGGACCTCAAAGCAGGTAGTAAAATAAAAGTGTCAGTGAATAGCTGA
- the rlmN gene encoding 23S rRNA (adenine(2503)-C(2))-methyltransferase RlmN, protein MPNIRELTFDQLSETIAGLGEKSFRAKQIYDWLWNKSARSFDQMNNVPLVLRNKLAETFAFTPIVVAHEQRSSDRTIKYGFKLHDDYLIEGVLIPTASRMTACVSSQVGCSLSCKFCATGKLDRVRNLNADEIYDQVAIIREQSMEVYNIPLSNIVYMGMGEPLLNYANVISSIERITSANGLGMSPQRITVSTAGIAKMINKLGDDEVKFNLALSLHAANDSKRDKIMPINEHNNLDVLRDALKYFYDKTGTRVTYEFIVFNNFNDSLKDAQELAEFAKHVPCKINLIEYNAIGDGFFEKARLDRLEIFKNYLESKNLVVNIRRSRGKDIDAACGQLANKNQ, encoded by the coding sequence ATGCCTAACATCAGGGAACTTACATTCGACCAACTGTCTGAAACAATTGCCGGACTTGGCGAAAAGTCATTCAGAGCTAAACAAATATACGATTGGCTATGGAATAAAAGTGCACGTTCATTTGACCAAATGAACAATGTGCCGTTGGTGCTTCGAAACAAACTGGCAGAAACGTTTGCATTTACGCCTATTGTTGTAGCACATGAGCAACGCAGTAGTGACAGAACCATCAAGTATGGATTTAAGTTGCATGATGATTATTTAATTGAGGGTGTTTTAATACCCACAGCTTCTCGAATGACTGCTTGTGTATCCTCTCAGGTGGGATGCAGTTTGTCATGCAAATTTTGTGCAACAGGCAAATTGGATCGGGTACGCAATCTAAATGCTGATGAAATTTACGATCAGGTGGCAATTATCAGAGAACAGAGCATGGAAGTTTATAATATACCATTAAGCAATATTGTTTATATGGGGATGGGCGAGCCTCTTTTAAATTATGCCAATGTAATATCATCAATAGAAAGAATTACTTCTGCAAACGGACTTGGAATGTCACCTCAGCGAATTACAGTATCCACTGCAGGAATAGCAAAGATGATTAACAAACTTGGCGATGACGAGGTGAAATTTAATCTGGCACTTTCACTGCATGCAGCTAACGACAGTAAGCGCGATAAAATTATGCCCATCAATGAGCATAACAACCTTGATGTTTTGCGTGACGCACTGAAATATTTTTATGACAAGACAGGTACTAGGGTAACCTATGAGTTTATTGTTTTTAATAACTTTAACGACTCACTTAAAGATGCACAAGAATTGGCTGAATTTGCCAAACATGTTCCATGTAAGATTAATTTGATAGAATACAATGCAATAGGAGATGGTTTTTTTGAAAAAGCCCGATTGGATAGGTTAGAGATATTTAAGAATTATCTGGAAAGTAAAAATTTAGTAGTCAACATAAGGCGTAGCAGAGGAAAAGATATTGATGCTGCTTGTGGTCAGCTAGCTAATAAGAATCAGTAA
- a CDS encoding amidohydrolase family protein encodes MNFYSADFIFPICSAPLKDGIVVLDNAGIIIDVFENVTALNNTLQIQIEPSVIQKFHGILIPGFINSHCHLELSHLKGKINKHNKLTGFIKELIAVRSQSQSEEILDAIKSAEKSMLTEGIVAVGDISNTSITFPIKNESDLFYHTFIEVFDLSELNTEKTWSKAKELEKTLQSNHRNLKCSISPHAPYTVTPLLFQKINKVKASLITIHNQETESENTLFQTGTGDLKNFFELNGNNLSHIKANGRNSIQNYVPWLNFCNEIIFVHNTFSSDEDIRFTIKNVNKAWWCFCPNANIYIENTLPDIERISKATENILIGTDSLASNEQLSVLSEIKKITNKFPAITLQQLLTWSTFNGAQALKMENKLGTLEKGKKPGLVLIENVDLQNQKITEKSQSKRVI; translated from the coding sequence ATGAATTTTTATTCAGCAGATTTTATTTTCCCTATTTGCAGTGCTCCACTAAAAGACGGTATAGTTGTATTGGATAATGCTGGAATAATCATAGATGTTTTTGAAAATGTTACAGCGTTGAATAATACGTTACAAATTCAAATAGAGCCATCGGTTATACAAAAATTCCACGGAATCTTAATTCCTGGATTCATTAATTCACACTGTCATCTTGAACTTTCACATCTTAAAGGAAAGATAAATAAACATAACAAACTAACAGGTTTCATCAAAGAATTGATTGCTGTCAGAAGCCAATCTCAATCAGAAGAAATTTTGGATGCAATAAAATCAGCTGAAAAAAGCATGTTAACAGAGGGTATTGTTGCGGTTGGAGACATCAGCAATACTTCCATAACATTTCCAATAAAGAATGAATCTGATTTATTTTACCATACTTTTATTGAAGTATTTGACCTGTCAGAACTCAATACAGAAAAAACATGGAGCAAAGCAAAGGAGCTTGAAAAAACGCTTCAGTCTAACCACAGAAATTTAAAATGCAGCATCAGCCCACATGCACCATATACTGTTACACCTCTTTTGTTTCAAAAAATTAATAAAGTCAAAGCTTCTTTAATAACCATACACAATCAGGAAACTGAATCAGAAAACACCTTATTCCAAACAGGTACAGGTGATTTAAAAAATTTCTTTGAATTAAACGGAAACAATTTGTCTCACATTAAAGCCAATGGAAGAAATTCAATACAAAACTATGTGCCGTGGTTAAATTTTTGCAATGAGATAATTTTTGTTCATAATACTTTCAGTAGTGATGAAGACATCCGCTTTACTATAAAAAATGTTAATAAAGCATGGTGGTGTTTTTGTCCAAATGCGAACATATATATAGAAAATACACTGCCTGATATTGAGCGAATATCAAAGGCAACAGAGAATATTTTGATTGGCACTGACAGTCTTGCCTCAAACGAACAATTGAGTGTTTTATCAGAAATAAAAAAAATCACCAATAAATTTCCTGCTATAACACTTCAACAACTTTTGACCTGGTCAACATTTAATGGAGCACAGGCACTTAAAATGGAAAACAAACTTGGCACTTTAGAAAAAGGTAAAAAGCCCGGTTTAGTCTTAATTGAAAATGTTGATTTGCAAAATCAGAAAATCACAGAAAAAAGTCAGTCTAAAAGAGTGATTTAG
- a CDS encoding NAD(P)H-dependent oxidoreductase: MITLIAGTNNKNSHTERLARIYHQALLDVNVEVNYLSLAVLNQYIINEDMYDKNDNKINLIGDNYFLNSAKLLFVVPEYNGSFPGILKLLIDAMDVKKYLYFKKAAIVGVATGRAGNLRGIDHLTSILQHTKITVMPHILPVSSVHLEIDETHEFKNERTKMALQLHLKQFLAF, from the coding sequence ATGATAACTCTAATTGCCGGAACTAACAATAAGAACAGTCACACAGAGAGACTAGCGCGTATTTATCATCAGGCTTTATTGGATGTTAATGTCGAAGTTAATTACCTATCACTTGCTGTGCTCAATCAATATATCATCAATGAAGATATGTATGATAAGAACGACAATAAAATTAATCTGATTGGGGATAACTATTTTCTGAATTCAGCAAAATTGCTTTTTGTTGTTCCTGAATATAATGGAAGTTTTCCGGGTATTCTCAAGCTATTAATTGATGCTATGGATGTCAAAAAATATTTATACTTCAAGAAAGCTGCAATAGTAGGAGTAGCTACAGGTCGTGCCGGTAACTTAAGGGGGATTGATCATCTAACGTCAATTTTGCAACATACCAAAATCACTGTAATGCCTCATATTTTACCTGTTTCATCTGTACACCTAGAAATAGATGAAACACATGAATTCAAGAACGAAAGAACAAAGATGGCACTGCAACTGCATCTGAAGCAGTTTTTGGCATTTTAG
- a CDS encoding 2-C-methyl-D-erythritol 4-phosphate cytidylyltransferase: MSLKRFAIIVAGGSGTRMQAGVPKQFLLLEGRPILMYSMECLYRTGSEITVVLPNGEHNHWQSLIKEYNFKVPHKIASGGTTRNRSVFNGLQTIDDNEALVAVHDAARPLLKPELVEKLFELALHRGNAIPVIPVRESLRRINSTENKAVNRAEIFAVQTPQVFKVNLLKEAFAGNSDTTFTDEASLIESVGFTVFSVQGDRDNIKITFPEDIHVASILLKKQLSI; encoded by the coding sequence ATGAGCCTAAAGCGATTTGCAATAATAGTTGCCGGAGGCAGTGGAACACGAATGCAAGCCGGTGTTCCAAAACAGTTCTTACTACTTGAAGGACGACCAATACTTATGTATTCTATGGAATGCCTTTATCGCACAGGTTCGGAAATTACTGTGGTATTACCTAATGGTGAGCATAATCATTGGCAATCGTTGATTAAAGAGTATAATTTTAAGGTGCCGCATAAAATCGCATCAGGTGGCACAACCAGAAACCGTTCAGTGTTTAACGGTTTGCAAACTATTGATGATAACGAAGCTTTGGTTGCTGTGCATGATGCAGCGCGGCCACTTTTAAAACCTGAATTGGTTGAAAAACTCTTTGAGCTTGCGTTGCATAGAGGCAATGCCATACCCGTTATTCCAGTCAGAGAATCACTAAGACGTATTAATTCTACGGAGAATAAGGCCGTTAACAGGGCAGAAATTTTCGCTGTACAAACACCACAGGTTTTTAAAGTTAATTTACTTAAGGAAGCTTTTGCAGGAAATAGTGATACCACTTTTACAGATGAAGCTTCGTTAATTGAGTCAGTAGGGTTTACAGTATTTTCTGTTCAAGGAGACAGAGATAATATTAAAATCACTTTCCCGGAGGATATTCATGTTGCATCCATACTGCTCAAGAAGCAATTGTCCATTTGA
- a CDS encoding SPOR domain-containing protein yields the protein MKIGKYIFELLHQHDCVIVPQFGGFVARYKNATIHPVQHLFSPPSKIVAFNSELTTNDGLLANYISQKLLLSYTDSCKLINDFVTLCKAQLETNQRLQIEKIGVLFFDPEKNLQFIPADDENFLTDSFGLSTVQSPAIQRDRPFEIFNNKDAAVQPAPKRTNHSKLILKIAAYTGVAALIAFAYFNPAINSKITKGLATIFPVTAETDTHLNHGLNNSKQEQKSKEDLILSETPVREKNIYETEKPTADTSASQINDSKPEKENTSVEEEPLPQPVIESKKLPEPEPTVSNYTRQYYVVGGCFSVYDNALNLNAELKSKGFSSALIGKNKNGLEIVAIASVATKTEAEEALHQAQDSGYKDAWIMRK from the coding sequence ATGAAAATAGGCAAGTATATTTTTGAACTTCTGCATCAGCATGATTGTGTGATAGTTCCACAATTCGGAGGCTTTGTTGCTCGTTATAAAAATGCAACCATCCATCCTGTTCAACATTTATTTTCTCCTCCATCAAAAATTGTTGCATTTAACAGTGAATTGACAACAAATGATGGACTTTTAGCAAATTATATCAGTCAGAAATTATTGCTTTCATACACCGATTCCTGCAAACTGATTAATGATTTTGTGACTTTATGCAAAGCTCAACTTGAAACCAACCAACGACTTCAAATTGAAAAAATTGGGGTATTGTTTTTTGATCCGGAAAAGAATTTACAGTTTATCCCGGCAGACGATGAAAACTTTTTGACAGATTCGTTCGGATTAAGTACAGTTCAATCACCTGCCATTCAACGTGACAGACCATTTGAAATTTTCAACAACAAAGATGCTGCTGTTCAACCTGCACCAAAACGCACAAATCATTCAAAGTTGATTTTAAAAATAGCTGCATACACCGGAGTGGCTGCGCTAATTGCTTTTGCATATTTCAATCCTGCTATCAACTCAAAAATAACAAAAGGTCTTGCTACCATTTTCCCTGTTACCGCTGAAACTGATACTCATTTAAACCATGGTTTAAACAACAGTAAGCAAGAGCAAAAATCCAAAGAGGATTTGATACTTTCTGAAACACCTGTTAGGGAGAAAAACATATACGAAACCGAAAAACCAACAGCCGATACAAGTGCAAGTCAAATAAATGATTCTAAACCAGAAAAAGAAAATACTTCTGTTGAAGAAGAACCCCTTCCTCAACCGGTAATTGAATCTAAGAAATTGCCGGAACCGGAACCTACTGTTTCAAATTACACAAGACAATACTATGTTGTTGGCGGATGCTTTTCGGTTTATGATAATGCATTGAATTTAAATGCAGAACTTAAATCAAAAGGATTTTCATCTGCATTAATAGGTAAGAATAAAAATGGTTTAGAGATTGTTGCAATAGCATCTGTTGCAACTAAAACCGAAGCAGAGGAAGCTTTGCATCAAGCACAAGATTCAGGCTACAAAGATGCCTGGATTATGCGTAAATAA
- a CDS encoding DUF4468 domain-containing protein, which translates to MKIKLIITSLITVFSVVQLNAQAVSYPVDSDSKLICYTKVKELTGVSKNDIFDRALGWINSYYKNPADVLRENDKANGKLLCKARFKLMSEPDKNGFQKDQGNVQYSLIIEVKEGKYRFKLTEINWKQPSYFPVERWMDTKNQYYTKEWDWNLKYTDEQSHKVIAELEKYMSNPPKAKKDEW; encoded by the coding sequence ATGAAAATCAAACTTATCATTACAAGTTTAATTACGGTATTTAGTGTTGTTCAGCTAAACGCACAGGCTGTCAGCTATCCGGTTGACAGTGATTCAAAACTAATTTGCTACACCAAGGTAAAAGAGTTAACAGGAGTTTCTAAAAACGATATATTCGACAGAGCATTAGGGTGGATTAATTCCTATTACAAAAATCCTGCTGATGTGTTGCGTGAAAATGATAAAGCCAATGGGAAGCTACTGTGCAAAGCTCGATTTAAATTAATGAGCGAGCCTGATAAAAATGGTTTTCAGAAAGATCAGGGCAATGTTCAGTATTCATTGATAATTGAAGTAAAAGAAGGTAAGTACCGATTTAAACTAACGGAAATAAACTGGAAACAACCTTCTTATTTTCCTGTTGAACGTTGGATGGATACTAAAAATCAATACTACACCAAAGAATGGGATTGGAATTTGAAATATACTGATGAGCAATCACATAAAGTCATTGCTGAATTAGAAAAGTATATGTCAAATCCGCCTAAGGCTAAGAAAGATGAGTGGTAA
- the dnaG gene encoding DNA primase, with the protein MISKETVELIITTSRIEEVVGDYVSLKKRGANLLGLCPFHNEKTPSFTVSPAKGIYKCFGCGKAGDSVRFMMEHEAFSYPEALRYLAEKYRITVEETIPTAEEIQKQDERESLYVLYSFAQKFFSEKLFTTEEGRAIGLSYFNERGFNEAVIERFQLGYAPDQWDALSQAVIENKFNQHLYEKSGLAVVKDQEQGNQKVYDRFRGRVIFPIHNLSGRVIAFGARQLVNDPKSPKYINSPETDIYHKSKSLYGISFARKAIIQQDECFLVEGYTDVVSMFQAGVENVVASSGTSLTPEQIRLLARFTGNITILYDGDPAGIKASLRGIDLILEEGLNVKVVLFPDGDDPDSFARKNSATQLMDYIKKNAVDFIGFKTGLLLKEVANDPVRKAELIRDIVESISRIPDGIKRSLYTSQCATQMDVPEQVLIIELNKIRRNLYRKDNEHQQAELVEKLIEMEYLPQQTISTEANAWYQEQEIIRLLLNYGDKIVLIKGAEEPTTVREFILGQILPDGFGLDDEIFAGIFSYLISLSTTEFLTMLKTENSSDFEKLRSKAHELLINKYELSDWESKGIYVQTEENNLQEAILNPINHIKLKRVQILKRKNSLLLKDESSLSDERLDEILSQQTVYEKYIHALSKLLGIVTLE; encoded by the coding sequence ATGATTTCAAAGGAAACGGTTGAATTAATAATTACAACTTCCAGAATAGAGGAGGTCGTTGGCGATTATGTATCATTAAAAAAGCGTGGCGCCAACTTACTTGGGTTATGTCCTTTTCATAATGAAAAAACACCATCATTCACAGTGTCGCCTGCAAAAGGCATATACAAATGTTTTGGTTGTGGAAAAGCAGGTGATTCAGTACGCTTTATGATGGAGCATGAAGCTTTTTCTTACCCCGAAGCTTTGCGATATCTAGCAGAAAAATATAGAATTACTGTCGAAGAAACAATCCCTACTGCTGAAGAAATTCAAAAACAGGACGAAAGAGAAAGTTTGTATGTTTTGTACTCCTTTGCACAGAAATTTTTTTCAGAAAAACTTTTTACAACAGAAGAGGGTAGAGCCATCGGACTTTCATATTTTAATGAACGTGGTTTTAATGAAGCAGTAATTGAAAGATTCCAATTGGGTTATGCCCCCGATCAATGGGATGCTTTGTCACAAGCTGTTATAGAGAATAAGTTTAACCAACATTTGTATGAGAAAAGTGGATTGGCAGTTGTCAAAGATCAGGAACAAGGTAATCAGAAAGTTTACGATCGTTTTCGGGGACGGGTCATTTTTCCTATTCACAATCTTTCAGGACGTGTTATTGCATTTGGAGCAAGACAGTTAGTAAATGACCCTAAGAGCCCTAAATACATTAACTCTCCTGAGACAGATATTTATCATAAGAGTAAATCACTTTACGGAATTTCATTTGCACGCAAAGCTATTATTCAACAGGATGAGTGTTTTCTTGTAGAAGGATATACAGATGTTGTTTCCATGTTTCAGGCCGGAGTTGAAAATGTTGTTGCTTCTTCAGGTACTTCGTTAACGCCTGAACAAATACGGCTTCTAGCCCGGTTTACAGGTAACATTACAATCTTGTATGATGGCGACCCAGCTGGTATTAAAGCTTCATTGCGTGGTATTGATCTCATTCTTGAAGAAGGGCTCAATGTAAAAGTTGTTTTGTTTCCTGATGGTGATGATCCGGATTCATTTGCGCGTAAAAACAGCGCCACTCAATTGATGGATTACATCAAAAAAAATGCAGTAGATTTTATTGGATTTAAAACAGGTCTGCTATTAAAAGAAGTTGCTAATGACCCTGTGCGTAAAGCAGAACTCATCCGTGATATTGTTGAGAGTATCTCTCGAATTCCTGATGGTATTAAAAGAAGTCTTTATACCAGTCAGTGTGCAACACAAATGGATGTTCCGGAGCAGGTTTTAATTATTGAGTTAAATAAAATCAGAAGAAACTTATACAGGAAGGATAATGAACATCAGCAGGCAGAATTAGTTGAGAAATTGATTGAAATGGAATATCTGCCACAGCAAACCATTTCTACTGAAGCAAATGCATGGTATCAGGAACAGGAAATTATTCGTTTGCTTTTGAATTATGGTGATAAGATTGTTCTTATAAAAGGTGCAGAAGAACCAACAACAGTTAGAGAGTTTATACTGGGACAGATTTTACCTGATGGCTTTGGTTTGGATGATGAAATTTTTGCAGGTATTTTCAGCTATCTGATATCATTGAGTACAACAGAATTTTTGACCATGCTTAAAACTGAAAATAGCAGTGACTTCGAAAAACTTCGTTCAAAAGCGCACGAATTACTGATAAATAAATATGAATTAAGTGATTGGGAATCGAAAGGAATTTATGTGCAGACAGAGGAGAATAATTTGCAGGAGGCCATTTTAAATCCGATAAATCATATCAAATTAAAGCGAGTGCAAATCTTAAAAAGGAAAAATAGTTTACTCCTGAAAGACGAATCATCGCTGAGCGATGAAAGACTGGATGAGATTTTATCACAACAGACAGTTTACGAAAAATATATCCATGCACTTTCTAAATTGCTCGGAATCGTTACTCTTGAATAA
- a CDS encoding polyprenyl synthetase family protein, protein MALSLDQIKKPISFEMDNFENKFRDAMRSKVSLVDKIMHYIVKRKGKQMRPMFVFLSAGVCGKINESTYIAASLIELLHTATLVHDDVVDDALQRRGFFSINAVWKNKIAVLVGDYLLSRGLLIAVQNKEFKLLEIVSNAVRDMSEGELLQMEKARRLDIDEDVYYKIIRQKTASLIASCCSCGAASVQADDGRVELMREFGETIGLAFQIKDDLFDFEKSISTGKPSGIDIRERKLTLPIIYALSQATSSEKRTIINLIKNEYENESRVAEVLAFVNKQKGIDYAKEKMFELKNHAFEIISSFPDSDYRKSLYDLITFTTDRNY, encoded by the coding sequence ATGGCGCTCAGTTTAGATCAAATTAAGAAGCCCATTTCCTTTGAAATGGACAACTTTGAAAACAAGTTTCGCGATGCAATGCGAAGCAAAGTTTCTTTGGTTGACAAAATCATGCACTACATCGTCAAGCGCAAAGGCAAGCAAATGCGACCCATGTTTGTTTTTCTTTCGGCTGGAGTGTGTGGAAAAATAAATGAGTCAACATATATTGCGGCTTCTCTTATTGAATTATTGCACACAGCAACATTGGTGCATGACGATGTTGTTGATGATGCATTACAACGTAGAGGATTTTTTTCTATTAATGCAGTCTGGAAAAATAAAATTGCAGTACTGGTGGGAGATTATCTATTGTCACGCGGGTTACTCATTGCAGTGCAGAACAAGGAATTTAAGTTGCTGGAAATTGTAAGTAATGCAGTGCGTGATATGAGTGAAGGTGAACTGCTGCAAATGGAAAAAGCAAGAAGACTCGATATTGATGAGGATGTTTATTATAAAATTATCCGTCAGAAGACAGCATCACTAATTGCATCTTGTTGTAGTTGCGGTGCAGCATCTGTACAGGCAGATGACGGCAGGGTTGAACTGATGCGAGAATTTGGAGAAACAATAGGATTGGCGTTTCAGATAAAGGACGACTTGTTTGATTTCGAAAAAAGTATTTCTACGGGTAAACCTTCTGGCATTGATATTCGTGAAAGAAAGCTTACACTGCCCATTATTTATGCCTTGTCTCAAGCTACATCGTCAGAAAAAAGGACCATCATCAACCTGATTAAAAATGAATATGAAAATGAAAGCAGGGTTGCTGAAGTTTTAGCATTCGTCAATAAACAAAAAGGTATTGATTATGCCAAAGAAAAAATGTTTGAACTCAAGAATCATGCATTTGAAATTATTAGCAGTTTTCCTGATAGTGATTACCGAAAATCATTATATGATCTGATTACATTTACGACAGATCGCAATTACTAA